A single Sulfurimonas crateris DNA region contains:
- a CDS encoding efflux RND transporter periplasmic adaptor subunit, which yields MSSLITFLTITILFFSGCTNDAAQKEVVKTEEKRVPTVLVANPQKHEFDASISIAGSAKPNQQVKIFAMSDGYLKQTMVDIGDFISQGATVALLDNPELFSKKAKLQAELNGKKVLYERLKSVYEKTPQLISVIDVENAQAEFESLRAQLHAIEIQTSYLKVKAPFSGVIIQRFADKGSMIQNGLNNPNAVALFEIQDINPIRLSVDVPETDAPLIHKGMIANITFPELPTQNFSAKISRTSFGLNEETKTMEVQIDIPNKDFKIHSGMYAKVEIPINGHKNTLCVPNEAVGNIKGESFIYVVGNQKVRKVVIKTGVRDKKFTEILHGVIDASDAIVISGKEFCFEGASVDAKHVTSR from the coding sequence ATGAGTTCACTTATAACATTTTTAACCATTACTATTCTATTTTTCAGTGGATGTACAAACGATGCTGCTCAAAAAGAGGTCGTGAAGACAGAAGAAAAAAGAGTGCCTACGGTTCTTGTCGCCAATCCTCAAAAACATGAGTTTGATGCCTCTATATCAATTGCAGGGAGTGCAAAACCAAATCAGCAGGTTAAAATATTTGCCATGAGCGACGGATACCTTAAGCAAACTATGGTCGATATTGGAGATTTTATCTCTCAGGGAGCAACGGTTGCCCTATTGGATAACCCGGAACTCTTTAGCAAAAAAGCAAAACTGCAAGCAGAGCTCAACGGTAAAAAAGTGCTCTATGAGAGACTTAAAAGTGTTTATGAAAAAACGCCGCAGCTCATTAGTGTTATCGATGTCGAAAATGCTCAAGCCGAGTTTGAAAGTCTTAGAGCGCAACTTCATGCCATAGAGATACAAACCTCTTATCTAAAAGTAAAAGCGCCGTTTTCAGGGGTTATAATCCAGCGCTTTGCCGATAAGGGTTCTATGATTCAAAATGGGTTAAATAACCCAAATGCCGTTGCACTGTTTGAGATTCAAGATATTAACCCAATCCGTTTGAGCGTCGATGTCCCAGAAACGGACGCCCCGCTTATTCATAAGGGGATGATAGCAAATATTACTTTTCCGGAATTGCCGACTCAGAATTTCAGTGCTAAAATTTCCCGCACCTCTTTTGGTTTAAACGAAGAGACAAAAACGATGGAAGTGCAAATAGACATTCCAAACAAAGATTTTAAAATCCATTCAGGAATGTACGCCAAGGTTGAAATTCCGATTAATGGGCATAAAAACACTCTCTGTGTTCCTAATGAAGCCGTAGGCAACATAAAAGGGGAATCTTTTATTTATGTAGTTGGGAATCAAAAAGTTAGAAAAGTAGTCATCAAAACAGGAGTTCGAGACAAAAAATTTACGGAAATTTTACATGGCGTTATAGATGCTAGCGATGCGATTGTGATATCGGGAAAAGAGTTTTGTTTTGAGGGTGCATCGGTCGATGCCAAACATGTGACAAGCAGATAG